In Xanthomonas sp. SI, the following are encoded in one genomic region:
- a CDS encoding DMT family transporter, which produces MLKGVLLGFACYAAYSISDAFVKGLEGTLPAYEVVFFGALLMLAALPFLKKRGDRWREVVVAQRPSIWLLRAFTGAVGNLSAVTAFTLLPMAEAFALIFLMPIFVTVLSVLLLKEEVRWRRWLAVIVGFVGVLIVLRPGFRHLSEGHVAAIVCGLVGAVSVISLRMAGPGEKRLTLYGAGVLGPLLMGALLMLPTFVWPTWQQWVLLAGYGLLAGLAAIFLMYASRLAPVSAVAPTQYSQMLWAIGFGYLLFHDHLDWPMLVGIALILGAGLFTLVREEKVTQWWRRTKIV; this is translated from the coding sequence ATGCTCAAAGGTGTGCTGCTCGGTTTCGCCTGCTATGCCGCCTATTCGATCAGCGATGCGTTCGTGAAGGGCCTGGAGGGCACGCTGCCGGCCTACGAGGTGGTGTTCTTCGGCGCGTTGCTGATGCTCGCCGCGCTGCCGTTCCTGAAGAAGCGCGGCGACCGCTGGCGCGAGGTGGTGGTGGCGCAGCGTCCCAGCATCTGGCTGCTGCGCGCGTTCACCGGCGCGGTCGGCAATCTGTCGGCGGTCACCGCGTTCACCCTGTTGCCGATGGCCGAGGCGTTCGCGCTGATCTTCCTGATGCCGATCTTCGTCACCGTGCTGTCGGTGCTGCTGCTCAAGGAGGAGGTGCGCTGGCGGCGCTGGCTGGCGGTGATCGTCGGGTTCGTCGGCGTGCTGATCGTGTTGCGGCCCGGCTTCCGACATCTGAGCGAAGGCCATGTCGCGGCCATCGTCTGCGGCTTGGTCGGAGCGGTGTCGGTGATCAGCCTGCGCATGGCCGGGCCGGGCGAGAAGCGCCTGACCCTGTACGGCGCCGGCGTGCTCGGCCCGTTGCTGATGGGCGCGCTGCTGATGCTGCCGACCTTCGTGTGGCCGACCTGGCAGCAATGGGTGCTGCTGGCCGGCTATGGCCTGCTCGCCGGCCTGGCGGCGATTTTCCTGATGTATGCGTCGCGGCTGGCGCCGGTCAGCGCGGTGGCGCCGACCCAGTACAGCCAGATGCTGTGGGCGATCGGCTTCGGCTACTTGCTGTTCCACGATCACCTTGACTGGCCGATGCTGGTCGGCATCGCGCTGATCCTGGGCGCCGGCCTGTTCACCCTGGTGCGCGAGGAAAAAGTCACGCAGTGGTGGCGGCGCACCAAGATCGTGTGA
- a CDS encoding SAM-dependent methyltransferase: protein MTHSSGPLLTRPLADALLAARDGGAATWTGSLDLQRSEGQAVLDAESWQWRGQAYPYPPKLKDRTIYHWDGEDFAPVSRFGGALIKLVPTEWGAPTFEIDGIKMLPSAQLSPFEDARRKVALIEPRGKRVLDTCGGLGYFAACALEAGVAQLHSFEKNADVLWLRTLNPWSPDPAASEGRLQLTHADVAEAILAIASDSMDALLHDPPRFGIAGELYSQAFYDQLARVLRRGGRLFHYTGSPNKLTSGRDVPREVAKRLEKAGFRAELALDGVLATRR, encoded by the coding sequence GTGACCCATTCCTCCGGCCCCCTGCTGACCCGCCCGCTCGCCGACGCGCTGCTTGCCGCACGCGATGGCGGCGCCGCCACCTGGACCGGGTCGCTGGATCTGCAGCGCAGCGAAGGCCAGGCCGTGCTCGACGCGGAAAGCTGGCAGTGGCGCGGGCAGGCGTATCCGTATCCGCCCAAGCTCAAGGACCGCACGATCTACCATTGGGATGGCGAGGACTTCGCGCCGGTGTCGCGCTTCGGCGGCGCGCTGATCAAGCTGGTTCCGACCGAATGGGGCGCGCCGACCTTCGAGATCGACGGCATCAAGATGCTGCCGAGCGCGCAGCTGTCGCCGTTCGAGGACGCGCGGCGCAAGGTGGCGCTGATCGAGCCGCGTGGCAAGCGGGTGCTCGACACCTGCGGTGGGCTGGGCTATTTCGCCGCCTGCGCGCTGGAGGCCGGCGTGGCGCAACTGCACTCGTTCGAGAAGAACGCCGACGTGCTGTGGCTGCGCACGCTCAATCCGTGGTCGCCGGATCCGGCGGCCAGCGAGGGTCGCCTGCAGCTGACGCATGCCGACGTCGCCGAGGCCATCCTCGCCATCGCCAGCGATTCGATGGATGCGCTGCTGCACGACCCGCCACGCTTCGGCATCGCCGGCGAGCTGTACTCGCAGGCGTTCTACGACCAGCTCGCGCGGGTGCTGCGCCGCGGCGGGCGACTGTTCCACTACACCGGCAGCCCGAACAAGCTGACCAGCGGCCGCGACGTGCCGCGCGAGGTGGCCAAGCGCCTGGAGAAGGCCGGCTTCCGCGCAGAACTCGCGCTGGACGGCGTGCTGGCGACACGCCGCTAG
- a CDS encoding LysR family transcriptional regulator, translating to MLNFGRLDLNLLLTLDALLAEHNVTRAAERLHLSQPSVSVHLAKLREALDDPLLLPGPRGMRPTARAEALRAPLRQALEALQRAVAADAPFDPAQASNSWRVAATDYGESTILLPALAALRSEAPGTRLAVLEMAPLQIARQAEQGEIDLALHTRDGAPPNLRQRTLFAEDYVLVGRAGHPRLQRRPTLAQFCKLEHVIVSPDGGGFSGVTDAALHARGLQRRVVLSVPHFLFVIDALLRTDLVAMLPSRLVRAHSGLKVCAPPVAVAGYEMAMLWHERVHRDPAHRWLRERIAASV from the coding sequence ATGCTTAATTTCGGACGCCTGGACCTGAACCTGCTGCTGACCCTGGACGCGCTGCTCGCCGAGCACAACGTGACCCGCGCCGCCGAGCGCCTGCATCTGTCGCAACCCTCGGTCAGCGTGCATCTGGCCAAGCTGCGCGAGGCGCTGGACGATCCGCTGCTGCTGCCCGGGCCGCGCGGCATGCGCCCGACCGCACGCGCCGAGGCTTTGCGCGCGCCGCTGCGGCAGGCGCTGGAGGCGCTGCAGCGCGCGGTGGCGGCGGATGCGCCGTTCGACCCCGCGCAGGCTAGCAATAGCTGGCGCGTGGCCGCGACCGACTATGGCGAATCGACCATCCTGCTGCCGGCGCTGGCCGCGCTGCGCAGCGAGGCGCCGGGCACGCGATTGGCGGTGCTGGAAATGGCGCCGTTGCAGATCGCGCGCCAGGCCGAGCAGGGCGAGATCGACCTGGCCCTGCATACCCGCGATGGCGCGCCGCCGAACCTGCGCCAACGCACGCTGTTCGCCGAAGACTATGTGCTGGTCGGTCGCGCTGGACATCCGCGGCTGCAGCGGCGGCCGACGCTGGCGCAATTCTGCAAGCTCGAACATGTAATCGTGTCGCCGGACGGCGGCGGTTTCAGCGGTGTCACCGACGCGGCGCTGCACGCGCGTGGGCTGCAGCGCCGGGTGGTGCTGTCGGTGCCGCATTTCCTGTTCGTCATCGACGCGCTGCTGCGTACCGATCTGGTGGCGATGCTGCCGTCGCGGCTGGTGCGCGCGCATTCCGGGCTGAAGGTTTGCGCGCCGCCGGTCGCCGTGGCCGGTTACGAGATGGCCATGCTCTGGCACGAACGCGTGCACCGCGATCCGGCGCATCGCTGGTTGCGCGAGCGGATTGCTGCTTCGGTGTGA
- a CDS encoding NAD(P)H-dependent oxidoreductase: MNVLLVYAHPEPTSLNGALKDFAVQRLQAAGHHAQVSDLYAMQWKPTLDAQDSLDGASGDRFDPSLDSQRAFANGRQSADIAAEQDKLRWADAVLLQFPLWWFSMPAILKGWVDRVYAYGFAYGVGEHSDLRWGDRYGEGTLAGKRAMLIVTTGGWESHYAPRGINGPIDDVLFPIQHGILHYPGFDVLPPFVVYRSSRMDADRFAQIRDTLGQRLDTLWSAAPIAFRKQNGGDYAIPELTLRPQVAQGQVGFAAHVMGSEEDRAAATAAAHVQRIPQT, encoded by the coding sequence ATGAACGTGTTGCTGGTCTATGCCCATCCCGAACCCACATCGCTCAACGGCGCGCTCAAGGACTTCGCCGTGCAACGCCTGCAGGCCGCCGGGCACCATGCGCAGGTATCGGACCTATATGCGATGCAGTGGAAGCCGACGCTCGACGCGCAGGACAGCCTGGACGGCGCGTCCGGCGACCGCTTCGATCCGTCGCTGGACTCCCAACGCGCCTTCGCCAACGGCCGCCAGAGCGCCGACATCGCCGCCGAGCAGGACAAGCTGCGCTGGGCCGACGCCGTGCTGCTGCAGTTCCCGCTGTGGTGGTTCTCGATGCCGGCGATCCTGAAAGGCTGGGTGGACCGCGTCTATGCGTATGGCTTCGCCTACGGCGTCGGCGAACATTCCGACCTGCGCTGGGGCGACCGCTACGGCGAGGGCACGCTGGCCGGCAAGCGCGCGATGCTGATCGTCACCACCGGCGGCTGGGAATCGCACTACGCGCCGCGCGGCATCAACGGCCCGATCGACGATGTGCTGTTCCCGATCCAGCACGGCATCCTGCACTACCCAGGCTTCGACGTGCTGCCGCCATTCGTGGTCTATCGCAGCAGCCGCATGGATGCGGACCGGTTCGCACAGATCCGCGACACGCTCGGCCAACGCCTGGACACGCTGTGGAGCGCCGCGCCGATCGCGTTCCGCAAGCAGAACGGCGGCGACTATGCCATTCCGGAGCTGACGCTGCGGCCGCAGGTCGCGCAGGGCCAGGTCGGGTTCGCGGCGCATGTGATGGGGTCCGAAGAAGATCGCGCCGCAGCGACAGCGGCCGCGCACGTCCAGAGGATCCCTCAGACATGA
- a CDS encoding DUF1615 domain-containing protein has protein sequence MASTSARLLALCATLLLGACATQAPRAPERTPTEIKADIARRIPAAIPDRSGWANDVYVALSSQELATSADNICAVLAVIEQESTYQANPPVPGLGKISRAELGRRASALHVPAFMLDAALAVTSPNGRSYGERIAAARTEQELSAIFEDFASSVPLGQRLFGDLNPVHTGGPMQVSIAFAEAHTDGYPYPLQDTVRHEVFGRRGGVWFGTRHLLGYPSDYDALLYRFADFNAGWYASRNAAFQAALAKASGSTLALDGDLLIPGSDLDQPGATERAARSLGSRLALDDKDIRRALQRGNAADFGDTALYRKVFALAERNAGKPLPRAILPGITLESPKITRTLTTAWFAQRVAERWRRCMGK, from the coding sequence ATCGCATCCACATCCGCCCGCCTGCTCGCCCTGTGCGCCACCCTGCTGCTCGGCGCCTGCGCCACGCAGGCACCGCGCGCGCCCGAGCGCACGCCGACCGAGATCAAGGCCGACATCGCACGGCGCATCCCGGCCGCGATCCCCGACCGCAGCGGCTGGGCCAACGACGTGTACGTGGCGCTGTCCTCGCAGGAACTGGCCACCAGCGCCGACAACATCTGCGCGGTGCTGGCGGTGATCGAACAGGAATCCACCTACCAGGCCAATCCGCCGGTGCCCGGCCTGGGCAAGATCTCGCGCGCCGAACTCGGCCGCCGCGCGTCGGCATTGCATGTGCCCGCGTTCATGCTCGATGCCGCGCTGGCGGTGACCTCACCGAATGGCCGCAGTTACGGCGAACGCATCGCCGCCGCGCGCACCGAGCAGGAACTGAGCGCCATCTTCGAAGACTTCGCCAGCAGCGTGCCGCTGGGCCAACGCCTGTTCGGCGACCTCAACCCGGTGCATACCGGCGGGCCGATGCAGGTGAGCATCGCCTTCGCCGAGGCGCATACCGATGGCTATCCGTACCCACTGCAGGACACGGTACGCCACGAGGTGTTCGGCCGCCGCGGCGGCGTGTGGTTCGGCACCCGTCATCTGCTCGGCTACCCGAGCGACTACGACGCGCTGCTGTATCGCTTCGCCGACTTCAACGCCGGCTGGTACGCCAGCCGCAATGCGGCGTTCCAGGCGGCATTGGCGAAGGCCAGCGGAAGCACCCTGGCCCTGGACGGCGATCTGCTGATTCCCGGCAGCGACCTCGACCAGCCCGGCGCCACCGAACGTGCGGCACGCAGCCTGGGCTCGCGCCTGGCGCTGGACGACAAGGACATCCGCCGCGCCCTGCAGCGCGGCAACGCCGCCGATTTCGGCGACACCGCACTCTACCGCAAGGTGTTCGCGCTGGCCGAACGCAACGCCGGCAAGCCGCTGCCGCGCGCGATCCTGCCCGGCATCACCCTGGAAAGCCCGAAGATCACCCGCACCCTCACCACCGCCTGGTTCGCGCAGCGCGTCGCCGAACGCTGGCGCCGCTGCATGGGCAAGTGA
- a CDS encoding DUF3817 domain-containing protein has product MSPVGRLFAAAAFFEGLTWAGLLLGMVLKYGTQTTELGVWLFGRLHGVAFLVYLVASVVAAVRLRWPWWAWLLSLLAALPPLVTVPLEMWFRRIGLLGLPRQGVVR; this is encoded by the coding sequence ATTTCGCCTGTCGGCCGGCTGTTCGCCGCCGCCGCCTTCTTCGAGGGCCTGACCTGGGCCGGCCTGCTGCTCGGCATGGTGCTCAAGTACGGTACCCAGACCACCGAACTGGGTGTGTGGCTGTTCGGCCGCCTGCACGGGGTGGCGTTCCTGGTCTATCTGGTCGCGAGCGTGGTCGCTGCGGTGCGCCTGCGCTGGCCGTGGTGGGCGTGGCTGCTGAGTCTGCTGGCGGCATTGCCGCCACTGGTCACGGTGCCGCTGGAAATGTGGTTTCGCCGCATCGGGCTGCTCGGCTTGCCGCGGCAGGGCGTGGTGCGATAG
- a CDS encoding AAA family ATPase, translating into MRAIDAEHYLMDVTLKKDRVASMQAWPYSLPAVRNLGVLRFHPKVTFIVGENGSGKSTLLEAIAVAWGFNAEGGTRNFNFSTLASHSNLHEALRLGRSGRRPRDGFFLRAESFYNVASEIERLDGAPSFGAPVIDSYGGVSLHAQSHGESFFALMLHRFGGNGFYVLDEPEAALSPSRQMAMLTRLHQLVQQRSQFVIATHSPILMAYPHADILQIGEDGLQRVAYRDTEHYRLTRAFMEQPQRMLDTLLDGD; encoded by the coding sequence GTGCGCGCGATCGATGCCGAGCACTATCTGATGGATGTCACGCTGAAGAAGGATCGCGTGGCCTCGATGCAGGCCTGGCCGTATTCGCTGCCGGCGGTGCGCAACCTGGGCGTGCTGCGCTTCCATCCGAAGGTGACCTTCATCGTCGGCGAGAACGGCAGTGGCAAGTCGACTCTGTTGGAAGCGATCGCGGTGGCCTGGGGTTTCAATGCCGAGGGCGGGACCAGGAATTTCAACTTCAGCACGCTGGCGTCGCATTCCAACCTGCACGAGGCCTTGCGCCTGGGCCGCAGCGGCCGACGCCCGCGCGACGGGTTTTTCTTGCGCGCTGAGAGTTTCTACAATGTGGCCAGTGAGATCGAGCGCCTGGATGGGGCGCCATCGTTCGGTGCTCCCGTCATCGACAGCTACGGCGGCGTATCGCTGCACGCGCAGTCGCACGGCGAGTCGTTCTTCGCGCTGATGCTGCACCGCTTCGGCGGCAACGGTTTCTATGTGCTGGACGAGCCGGAGGCGGCCTTGTCGCCGTCGCGGCAGATGGCGATGCTGACGCGGCTGCATCAGCTGGTGCAACAGCGCTCGCAGTTCGTGATCGCCACGCATTCGCCGATCCTGATGGCGTACCCGCACGCGGACATCCTGCAGATCGGCGAGGATGGCTTGCAGCGCGTGGCATACCGCGACACCGAGCACTACCGGCTGACGCGCGCGTTCATGGAGCAACCGCAGCGCATGCTGGACACGCTGCTCGACGGCGATTGA
- a CDS encoding beta-galactosidase: MPSPSWFLQRAIALSFGALFALAAAIPAAHAQATRYADAAPLLLGVAWYPEQWPEAQWEHDLALMEAAHVRVVRIGEFAWSRMEPREGQYDFAWMDRAIAAAARHHIVVVLGTPTAAPPAWLTQAYPDTLRVGEDGVRDEHGNRQQFSFASARYRRFAHAIAEQMAQRYGRNPHVVGWQLDNEYAQASFDPEAKAQFHAWLQRKYGSIEELNRRWATAYWSQTYNDFAQIPVHEDGQNPALLLEWKRFVSDTWTDYSRNQIDAIRPHADPRQFITTNTMGWFAGFDAYTVHDVLDIAAWDDYVAGERYDWVDNAARHDLTRGYKQRNYWVMETQPGFVNWRATNVALRKGQVRAMAWQAVAHGADAVAYWQWRAAPNGQEEYHGTLVGADGEPVPVYAEIQQVGAEFAKAGAALAGTTPHADVALINDFDSRWALGFQKHSADFDPVVQMKSFYRPLRQQAQVVDVVSALAPLDGYKLVVAPSLNVLSEAQAQRLKAYVERGGHLVLGPRSAMKNADNGLQPQRQPGPLGELLGGRVQQFYALDKPIPVAGAAGEGSAKIWAEQLQARAAQTEVPLRYGQANGWLDGEPAVLTRRVGKGRISYVGAWLDDATLDRLTGDWLRDAQVRAPLADVPEDVEVGVRSDGRRRVLVLINHGSDAQQVHLPAPMRSLLGTGAASDVVQLAPEGVAVLDDRR; encoded by the coding sequence ATGCCATCGCCTTCCTGGTTTCTGCAGCGCGCGATCGCGCTGTCGTTCGGCGCGCTGTTCGCTCTTGCGGCGGCGATTCCCGCTGCGCATGCGCAGGCCACGCGCTACGCCGATGCCGCGCCGTTGCTGCTGGGCGTGGCCTGGTATCCGGAACAATGGCCGGAGGCGCAGTGGGAGCACGACCTGGCGTTGATGGAGGCGGCGCACGTGCGCGTGGTGCGGATCGGCGAGTTCGCATGGAGCCGCATGGAGCCGCGCGAGGGCCAATACGACTTCGCCTGGATGGATCGCGCCATCGCCGCGGCGGCGCGGCACCACATCGTGGTGGTGCTCGGTACGCCGACCGCGGCGCCGCCAGCGTGGTTGACCCAGGCCTATCCGGATACGCTGCGCGTCGGCGAGGACGGCGTGCGCGACGAGCATGGCAACCGCCAGCAATTCTCCTTCGCCAGCGCGCGCTACCGCCGCTTCGCCCATGCCATCGCCGAGCAGATGGCGCAGCGCTACGGCCGCAATCCGCATGTGGTCGGCTGGCAGCTGGACAACGAATACGCGCAGGCCTCGTTCGATCCGGAGGCCAAGGCGCAGTTCCATGCCTGGTTGCAGCGCAAGTACGGCAGCATTGAGGAACTGAACCGGCGTTGGGCCACCGCGTACTGGAGCCAGACCTACAACGACTTCGCGCAGATCCCGGTGCACGAGGACGGGCAGAATCCGGCGCTGCTGCTGGAGTGGAAGCGCTTCGTCAGCGACACCTGGACGGACTACTCGCGCAACCAGATCGACGCCATCCGCCCGCATGCCGATCCGCGCCAGTTCATCACCACCAACACCATGGGCTGGTTCGCCGGCTTCGACGCGTACACCGTGCACGATGTGCTCGACATCGCCGCGTGGGACGACTACGTCGCCGGCGAGCGCTACGACTGGGTGGACAACGCGGCGCGCCACGATCTCACCCGCGGCTACAAGCAGCGCAACTACTGGGTGATGGAAACGCAGCCGGGCTTCGTCAACTGGCGCGCGACCAACGTGGCGTTGCGCAAGGGCCAGGTGCGGGCGATGGCCTGGCAGGCGGTGGCGCACGGCGCCGATGCGGTCGCGTATTGGCAGTGGCGCGCGGCGCCGAACGGGCAGGAGGAATACCACGGCACCCTGGTCGGCGCCGATGGCGAGCCGGTGCCGGTGTATGCGGAGATCCAGCAGGTCGGCGCGGAGTTCGCCAAGGCCGGCGCGGCGCTGGCGGGCACCACGCCGCACGCGGACGTGGCGCTGATCAACGACTTCGACAGCCGCTGGGCGCTGGGTTTCCAGAAGCATTCGGCCGACTTCGATCCGGTCGTGCAGATGAAGTCGTTCTACCGGCCGCTGCGGCAGCAGGCGCAGGTGGTCGATGTGGTCTCGGCGCTGGCGCCGCTGGACGGCTACAAGCTAGTGGTCGCGCCGTCGCTCAACGTGCTCAGTGAGGCGCAGGCGCAGCGGCTGAAGGCCTATGTCGAACGCGGCGGGCATCTGGTGCTGGGTCCGCGCAGTGCGATGAAGAACGCCGACAACGGCCTGCAACCGCAGCGCCAGCCCGGTCCGCTCGGCGAACTGCTGGGCGGCCGGGTGCAGCAGTTCTATGCGCTGGACAAGCCGATCCCGGTTGCCGGCGCGGCCGGCGAGGGCAGCGCGAAGATCTGGGCCGAGCAGCTGCAGGCGCGTGCGGCGCAGACCGAGGTGCCGTTGCGCTACGGCCAGGCCAACGGCTGGCTGGACGGCGAGCCGGCGGTGCTGACCCGGCGGGTCGGCAAGGGGCGTATCAGCTATGTCGGCGCCTGGCTCGACGACGCCACCCTGGATCGCCTCACCGGCGACTGGCTGCGCGATGCGCAGGTGCGCGCGCCGCTGGCGGACGTGCCCGAGGACGTGGAGGTCGGCGTGCGCAGCGATGGCCGCCGCCGCGTGCTGGTGCTGATCAACCATGGCAGCGATGCGCAGCAGGTGCACCTGCCGGCGCCGATGCGCTCGCTGCTGGGCACGGGTGCGGCCAGCGACGTGGTACAGCTGGCGCCGGAGGGCGTGGCGGTGCTGGACGATCGCCGATGA
- a CDS encoding glycoside hydrolase family 30 beta sandwich domain-containing protein, with protein MTTAVLSAAPVLAQNVTVTPSQTYQTIQGFGGMSGAGWIADLTPAQVDLAFGSDNGQIGLSIMRMRIDPSSSGWSQQVPAAVRARSHGAVLLATPWSPPAYMKSNNSLNNGGKLLPQYYGAYAKHLLDFSSYMSSKGAPLYALSVQNEPDWHPDYESAEWNGSDFTNFLSAQGASFGNLKVLAAESLNFNPNLTDGLLNSSASQHVDIIGGHLYGVQPKDYPLARNKGKQLWMTEHYTDNTDANAWPSALGVASELHKSMAANYSAYIWWYIRRSYGLITEGGAVSKRGYAMAQYARFVRPGAKRIGATAAPYSDVAVTAYKRADNKIVLVAVNTGTQYRELKVTLPSGSAASFTKYSTSASVNVGYGGAYQVSNGQTAFYVDPQSVATFISN; from the coding sequence ATGACCACAGCGGTCCTTTCGGCCGCGCCCGTCCTGGCACAGAACGTCACCGTCACCCCGAGCCAGACCTACCAGACCATCCAGGGATTCGGCGGCATGAGCGGCGCCGGCTGGATCGCCGACCTCACCCCGGCCCAGGTCGATCTGGCCTTCGGCAGCGACAACGGCCAGATCGGCCTGTCGATCATGCGCATGCGCATCGACCCCTCCAGTTCGGGCTGGAGCCAGCAGGTCCCGGCCGCGGTACGCGCGCGCTCGCATGGCGCGGTGTTGCTGGCCACGCCGTGGTCGCCGCCTGCGTACATGAAGTCGAACAACAGTCTCAACAACGGCGGCAAGCTGCTGCCGCAGTACTACGGCGCCTACGCCAAGCACCTGCTGGACTTCTCCAGTTACATGTCGAGCAAGGGCGCGCCGCTGTACGCGCTGTCCGTGCAGAACGAGCCGGACTGGCACCCGGACTACGAGTCGGCGGAATGGAACGGCAGCGATTTCACCAACTTCCTCAGCGCCCAGGGTGCCAGCTTCGGCAACCTGAAAGTGCTCGCGGCCGAGTCGTTGAACTTCAATCCCAACCTGACCGATGGCTTGCTCAACAGCAGCGCCAGCCAGCACGTGGACATCATCGGCGGCCATCTGTACGGGGTGCAGCCGAAGGACTATCCGCTGGCGCGCAACAAGGGCAAGCAGCTGTGGATGACCGAGCACTACACCGACAATACCGACGCTAACGCCTGGCCGTCCGCGCTCGGCGTGGCCAGCGAGCTGCACAAGAGCATGGCGGCCAACTACAGCGCCTACATCTGGTGGTACATCCGCCGCAGCTACGGCCTGATCACCGAGGGCGGCGCGGTCAGCAAGCGCGGCTACGCGATGGCGCAATACGCCCGCTTCGTGCGTCCCGGCGCCAAGCGGATCGGCGCCACCGCCGCGCCCTACAGCGATGTCGCCGTCACCGCCTACAAGCGCGCCGACAACAAGATCGTGCTGGTCGCGGTCAACACCGGCACCCAGTATCGCGAACTGAAGGTCACCCTGCCCAGCGGCAGCGCCGCCAGCTTCACCAAGTACAGCACCTCGGCCAGCGTCAACGTCGGCTACGGCGGCGCGTACCAGGTCAGCAACGGCCAGACCGCGTTCTACGTCGATCCGCAGAGCGTGGCGACGTTCATCAGCAACTGA
- a CDS encoding DUF2076 family protein gives MTPQEQQLLEDFLARVRSAGGVAMDPQADALIRERLAGQPDAAYLLVQRALLLEHALDSAKAQIAQLQQAAPPPPPAASFLGQGFNAGPPPLPPTPAPQAAPGWRERLFGGGASVPDQAQAAPAARGPSFLGTAATTAAGVAGGMFLFEGVESLLGGGHHGGFLGGGSSQPTVVENVTNNYYDDAPQQDAGQDFSDDTSMDGDDNWT, from the coding sequence ATGACTCCGCAAGAACAACAGCTCCTCGAAGATTTCCTGGCCCGCGTGCGCAGCGCCGGCGGTGTGGCGATGGATCCGCAGGCGGATGCGCTGATCCGCGAGCGCCTGGCCGGCCAGCCGGATGCGGCCTATCTGCTGGTTCAGCGGGCCTTGCTGCTCGAGCACGCGCTGGACAGCGCCAAGGCGCAGATCGCGCAGCTGCAGCAGGCCGCGCCGCCACCGCCACCGGCCGCCAGTTTTCTGGGCCAGGGATTCAATGCGGGACCGCCGCCGTTGCCGCCGACACCCGCGCCGCAGGCCGCGCCGGGTTGGCGCGAGCGCCTGTTCGGCGGTGGCGCCAGCGTGCCGGACCAGGCGCAGGCCGCGCCGGCCGCACGCGGTCCGAGTTTTCTCGGCACCGCGGCCACCACGGCCGCAGGCGTGGCCGGCGGCATGTTCCTGTTCGAAGGCGTGGAGAGCCTGCTCGGCGGCGGCCACCACGGCGGCTTCCTGGGCGGCGGGTCGTCGCAGCCCACCGTGGTCGAGAACGTCACCAACAACTACTACGACGATGCGCCGCAGCAGGACGCCGGCCAGGACTTTTCGGACGACACCAGCATGGATGGCGACGACAACTGGACCTAG